From the genome of Williamwhitmania taraxaci, one region includes:
- a CDS encoding tyrosine-type recombinase/integrase produces the protein MLAADTHLRYIQELLGHKSSKTTEIYTHVSTIGLKKIRSPFDDL, from the coding sequence TTGCTGGCGGCAGACACCCACTTGCGTTATATACAGGAGTTGCTAGGGCACAAGAGCAGCAAAACCACGGAAATATACACGCATGTAAGCACAATAGGCCTGAAAAAAATTCGCTCACCTTTTGATGACTTGTGA
- a CDS encoding chromate transporter gives MSRRNLKEVAQLFLKLGVIGFGGPAAHVAMMREEVVSKRKWLDEQHFLDLVGATNLIPGPNSTEMAMHIGHERGGWRGEFL, from the coding sequence ATGAGCAGGCGAAACCTAAAGGAGGTTGCACAGCTATTTTTAAAGCTAGGCGTTATTGGCTTCGGCGGACCGGCCGCCCACGTGGCTATGATGCGCGAGGAGGTGGTGAGCAAGCGGAAATGGTTGGATGAGCAGCATTTCCTCGATTTAGTTGGTGCCACCAACCTAATTCCCGGCCCCAATAGCACGGAAATGGCAATGCATATAGGGCACGAGCGAGGTGGGTGGAGAGGGGAGTTTCTTTAA
- a CDS encoding MATE family efflux transporter: MTAKDFTTGGIVRQIVMLALPIMGTAFIQMAYNMTDMIWIGHVGSQAAAAVGAAGFFLWLGNSLVYTTKVGAEVGISQSLGAKDNQRASFFASHAMVIAIVVSIIYGVLLLVFSKQLIGFFGFKDAAVVAKGISYLQIIAMGMLFTFLNSTFSGIYNGTGKSRIPFYANAIGLAVNILLDPVLIYGMGPFPRLEVAGAAIATVISQAIVTLIFVINLSDTKSPFPFIFKKFALLKDVTKQVFKVGLPVTLQSGLFAIFAMNIARIVTQFGDLAVAVQSVGAQIEAISWMTASGFATALASFIGQNYGANQFGRIRQAYYTTLGITMIFGVFTTVAFVFFGETIFGWFIPEPEAMREGGIYLQILGASQLFMILEIITAGAFNGTGKTMPPSIVGIVFTGLRVPAAIALTATIGLAGAWWSISASSMIKGVVLFVWFAFFLLRLPIERQKLTLPQKLFFQFLPNRMRQSDIEGTIE, encoded by the coding sequence GTGACTGCAAAAGATTTTACCACAGGTGGCATTGTTCGCCAAATTGTAATGCTCGCCCTACCCATTATGGGAACGGCCTTCATTCAAATGGCTTATAATATGACCGACATGATCTGGATTGGTCACGTTGGTAGTCAAGCCGCAGCAGCGGTTGGAGCAGCAGGATTCTTTTTGTGGTTGGGAAACTCCTTAGTCTATACCACAAAAGTAGGTGCCGAAGTTGGTATCTCTCAAAGCCTTGGAGCAAAGGATAATCAACGAGCATCATTCTTTGCTTCCCATGCAATGGTTATCGCAATAGTTGTATCCATTATTTACGGTGTTTTACTTCTTGTATTTAGCAAGCAACTGATAGGATTCTTTGGGTTTAAGGATGCGGCTGTTGTGGCCAAGGGTATTTCGTATCTGCAGATTATTGCAATGGGAATGCTCTTTACCTTCCTCAACTCCACCTTTTCCGGAATATACAATGGAACGGGTAAATCAAGAATACCCTTCTACGCGAATGCAATTGGATTGGCAGTAAATATCCTACTCGATCCTGTCCTTATATATGGTATGGGACCGTTTCCTCGGTTGGAAGTAGCCGGAGCCGCCATTGCCACCGTTATATCGCAGGCCATTGTAACGCTCATCTTTGTCATCAACCTATCCGATACAAAATCGCCATTCCCTTTCATATTTAAGAAGTTTGCACTGTTAAAAGATGTAACAAAGCAGGTGTTTAAGGTAGGATTGCCCGTTACCCTTCAGAGTGGGTTGTTTGCCATCTTTGCAATGAACATTGCCCGCATCGTTACCCAATTTGGCGATTTAGCCGTTGCCGTGCAAAGCGTGGGAGCGCAAATCGAAGCCATCTCATGGATGACTGCAAGTGGTTTTGCCACTGCACTGGCCAGCTTTATTGGCCAAAACTATGGTGCAAATCAATTTGGTCGAATCCGTCAGGCTTACTACACCACCCTTGGCATCACCATGATCTTTGGTGTATTCACTACCGTAGCTTTTGTATTCTTTGGCGAAACCATCTTCGGCTGGTTTATCCCCGAACCCGAAGCTATGCGCGAAGGGGGTATCTATCTGCAAATACTTGGAGCTTCTCAGCTCTTTATGATACTCGAAATTATTACTGCCGGCGCGTTCAATGGAACCGGCAAAACAATGCCGCCATCCATTGTGGGTATTGTGTTTACCGGGCTTCGAGTTCCTGCTGCCATTGCGCTTACGGCTACCATTGGTTTGGCTGGCGCGTGGTGGAGCATCAGCGCCTCCAGCATGATAAAGGGTGTTGTGCTGTTTGTTTGGTTTGCCTTCTTTTTGTTGAGGCTACCCATCGAACGCCAGAAGCTCACCCTACCACAAAAATTGTTTTTTCAGTTCCTTCCAAACCGTATGCGGCAGTCGGATATTGAAGGAACCATCGAATAG
- a CDS encoding YwbE family protein → MDGTKRSNIKPGILVNIVLKKDQRSGELTEGVVEKILTSSPTHSRGIKVRLESGEVGRVQEILEEE, encoded by the coding sequence ATGGACGGAACGAAACGATCAAACATAAAACCGGGAATACTGGTGAATATCGTGCTCAAGAAGGATCAGCGAAGCGGGGAGCTCACCGAAGGCGTAGTGGAGAAAATACTTACCAGCTCACCTACACATTCGCGTGGAATTAAGGTGCGCCTCGAAAGTGGAGAGGTTGGACGGGTTCAGGAGATACTGGAGGAGGAGTAA
- a CDS encoding aspartate kinase, which produces MRVLKFGGTSVGTAERIRTLITLIPSDKPVMVVLSAMAGTTNALVEIANIAAGGKGSKATELVKRMRYNYSLVTQELYESAETRVKANGFTKGIFTEIENILTLSVGVKEERQLLAYGEILSTNLFYLLLQEQGIASTLLNAVDFMRIDKDGEPIMHRIAEKLNWEIQASASQGIFITQGFICRNADGEIDNLNRGGSDYTAAIIGNAIDAQEVQIWTDIDGFHNNDPRFVSNTRPIRQLSFDEAAELAYFGAKILHPATIHPCRIKNIPVLLKNTLEPSNPGTLINATYSAVNIKAVAAKDAITAIKIRSSRMLMAHGFLKKVFDIFDTYKTPVDMITTSEVAVSLTIDNAERLADIVRELEKFSTVEADMNQTIICIVGDFVAEKPGVAVQIFNALRDIPLRMISYGGSSHNISLLVRQEEKIATLQAIQLALNVTQPQPSESVEGYELQCN; this is translated from the coding sequence ATGAGAGTTTTAAAATTCGGAGGAACATCGGTAGGCACAGCGGAGCGCATTCGCACGCTTATTACCCTTATTCCTAGTGACAAGCCTGTGATGGTAGTTCTTTCGGCAATGGCCGGAACCACCAACGCTTTAGTAGAAATTGCCAACATTGCCGCAGGTGGCAAGGGCAGCAAAGCCACAGAACTTGTCAAACGAATGCGTTACAACTACTCGTTGGTGACTCAGGAGCTATATGAATCGGCAGAAACAAGAGTTAAGGCCAATGGATTCACTAAGGGCATATTTACCGAGATAGAGAACATTCTCACCCTGAGCGTTGGGGTAAAGGAGGAGCGGCAGCTGCTTGCCTATGGCGAGATACTTTCGACCAACCTATTTTATCTCTTGCTTCAAGAACAGGGAATTGCATCAACACTGCTGAATGCCGTTGATTTTATGCGCATTGATAAGGATGGTGAGCCAATTATGCACCGCATTGCCGAGAAGTTAAATTGGGAAATTCAAGCTTCGGCAAGCCAAGGAATCTTCATTACACAAGGATTTATTTGCCGTAATGCCGATGGCGAGATAGACAACCTGAATCGCGGTGGAAGCGATTACACTGCCGCCATTATTGGGAACGCTATTGATGCCCAAGAGGTGCAAATATGGACCGATATAGATGGGTTTCATAACAACGACCCTCGGTTTGTATCGAACACCCGACCTATCCGCCAGCTATCGTTCGACGAGGCTGCTGAGCTGGCATACTTTGGCGCAAAGATTCTTCACCCTGCCACCATTCATCCATGTCGAATTAAGAACATTCCTGTTTTACTGAAAAACACCTTAGAGCCATCCAACCCCGGCACGTTAATAAACGCGACCTATTCGGCTGTAAATATTAAGGCAGTAGCAGCAAAGGATGCCATTACCGCCATAAAGATTCGCTCATCCAGAATGCTAATGGCGCACGGTTTTCTCAAGAAAGTGTTCGATATCTTCGACACCTATAAAACTCCGGTAGATATGATTACTACTTCCGAAGTAGCTGTTTCGCTCACTATCGACAATGCCGAAAGGCTTGCTGATATTGTAAGAGAGCTGGAAAAGTTCTCTACAGTGGAGGCCGATATGAACCAAACTATCATTTGTATTGTGGGCGATTTTGTGGCCGAAAAGCCAGGTGTTGCAGTTCAAATCTTTAATGCCTTACGCGATATTCCCCTTAGAATGATTTCCTACGGAGGAAGCAGCCACAACATTTCGTTGCTGGTTAGGCAAGAAGAGAAAATTGCTACGCTTCAAGCTATTCAACTGGCGCTTAATGTAACCCAACCACAACCTTCGGAAAGTGTGGAAGGCTATGAATTACAATGTAACTAA
- the lysA gene encoding diaminopimelate decarboxylase, with protein sequence MISSKYISLLHENQTPFYFYNMELLQTTLAAVKHAADSRNYVIHYAVKANANERILKTIASYGFGADCVSGNEVKAALSAGFSPRDIVFAGVGKSDQEIDYALRKNIFCFHCESVQELEVINRIAGIQGKRALVALRINPDVSANTHAHITTGTRGNKFGLSPTELDQALGLIPSLNNLRLIGFHFHIGSQITNMEVFEQLAHRINELQAQFFANIPMPYLNVGGGLGVNYTNPEEQPIPNFEEYFSTFHSNLKLPMGQRVHFELGRSVVAQCGCLVTKVLYVKGDELKKFVVVDAGMNDLIRPALYNAVHKIVNISSHSTPEYYDVVGPICETTDCFAHDIQLPETVRGDLLTILSAGAYGEVMSSRYNLREKPLAVYSTSIKEVYNKVGLT encoded by the coding sequence ATGATTTCATCGAAATATATTTCACTGCTGCATGAGAACCAAACACCGTTCTACTTCTACAATATGGAGTTGCTGCAAACCACGTTAGCGGCCGTAAAGCATGCAGCCGATAGCAGAAACTATGTGATACACTACGCTGTGAAAGCCAACGCAAACGAGCGCATTCTAAAAACCATTGCAAGCTATGGCTTCGGAGCCGATTGCGTGAGCGGCAATGAAGTAAAAGCAGCTCTTTCGGCGGGGTTTAGCCCGCGCGATATCGTATTTGCGGGAGTTGGCAAGAGTGACCAGGAGATTGATTATGCCTTACGTAAGAACATTTTTTGCTTTCACTGCGAATCGGTGCAAGAGCTGGAGGTTATCAATCGTATTGCAGGTATTCAGGGAAAGCGCGCATTGGTTGCCTTGAGGATAAACCCAGACGTTTCGGCGAATACACACGCTCATATCACCACCGGAACGCGGGGCAATAAGTTTGGACTCTCTCCTACCGAGCTAGACCAAGCCCTAGGACTGATTCCCAGCCTCAACAACTTGCGGTTAATTGGCTTTCACTTTCATATTGGGTCACAAATTACCAATATGGAGGTGTTTGAACAGCTGGCGCACCGCATTAACGAACTACAAGCGCAGTTCTTTGCAAATATCCCAATGCCTTACCTCAACGTAGGCGGAGGACTTGGAGTAAACTACACCAACCCCGAAGAGCAGCCAATACCAAACTTTGAGGAGTATTTCTCGACCTTTCATAGTAACTTAAAGTTACCTATGGGGCAACGCGTTCACTTTGAGTTGGGGCGGTCAGTTGTAGCCCAGTGCGGATGTCTTGTTACCAAGGTGCTTTACGTGAAAGGTGATGAATTGAAGAAGTTTGTTGTTGTGGATGCAGGGATGAACGATTTAATTCGGCCAGCGCTATACAATGCGGTGCACAAGATTGTAAATATTAGCTCACACTCTACGCCTGAGTATTACGATGTTGTTGGCCCCATATGCGAAACAACCGATTGCTTTGCACACGACATTCAGCTGCCCGAAACCGTAAGAGGTGATTTACTCACTATTCTATCGGCGGGAGCTTACGGTGAGGTTATGAGCTCGCGCTACAACTTGCGGGAAAAACCGTTGGCTGTATATTCAACTAGTATCAAAGAAGTTTACAACAAGGTTGGTTTAACGTAG
- a CDS encoding DUF6150 family protein, which yields MARILLLLGLLLSLVPFTGKAQLFFETETVEQAKVKVFNVDTPEQADLLVFFVNTKPEVTKIGLWMEVETEPEAQALIIFVDDEKLADIKICIVEDITQAGWRNEAKKGLLNLDTPKQP from the coding sequence ATGGCTCGAATTCTTCTACTCTTAGGACTCCTGCTCTCCCTTGTTCCTTTTACCGGCAAGGCGCAGTTGTTTTTTGAGACAGAGACGGTAGAACAAGCTAAGGTGAAGGTGTTTAACGTAGATACTCCTGAGCAAGCCGATTTACTGGTGTTCTTTGTAAACACAAAGCCTGAAGTAACCAAGATTGGCCTGTGGATGGAGGTTGAAACCGAACCCGAAGCACAGGCCTTAATTATTTTTGTGGACGACGAAAAGCTGGCCGATATCAAGATATGTATTGTTGAAGATATAACACAAGCCGGCTGGCGAAACGAGGCAAAGAAAGGACTATTGAATTTAGATACGCCAAAGCAACCGTAG
- the ggt gene encoding gamma-glutamyltransferase — protein MKPINLLITLLMSASIAHGQDRITGHNFATRSEIIATHGMAATSQPLATQVALDILKKGGSAIDAAIAADAMLGLTEPTGAGIGGDIFAIVWDAKTQKLYGLNGSGRSPKSLTLEYLKKNGITHIPALGPLPVSVPGCVDGWFELHAKFGKLPMDQILAPTISYAREGFPVTEVIAYYMQRSGNSLGKFPGFKETYMPNGKMPAKGEVFKNPFLANTLEKIAKGGRDAFYKGDIARAIEKYMKENGGFLSYNDLATHQSEWVEPVSTNYRGYDVWELPPNGQGIAALQILNILEGYDIKGMGFGSTQYLHTLIEAKKIAFEDRAKFYADQAFADVPVKQLISKEYAAKRRALLNPERATRRLDAGDPRTDNTIYLTVADSEGNMVSLIQSNYRGMGSGMTPTGLGFVLQDRGEMFTLEEGHANCYAPGKRPFHTIIPSFITKDGKPYVSFGVMGGAMQPQGHVQIVVNLIDFGMNLQEAGDAPRIHHDGSSEPTGEKMTNGGEVNVESGFPYETIRGLMQMGHKVTFEVGPYGGYQAIMWDATNKVYFGASESRKDGQAAGY, from the coding sequence ATGAAACCCATAAACCTACTAATTACCTTGCTTATGTCAGCATCCATTGCCCATGGTCAGGATCGCATTACTGGGCATAACTTTGCCACCCGATCGGAAATAATTGCCACGCATGGAATGGCTGCAACAAGCCAACCGTTGGCTACTCAAGTTGCCCTAGATATACTAAAGAAAGGTGGTTCGGCCATTGATGCAGCCATTGCTGCCGATGCCATGCTTGGACTTACCGAGCCAACTGGAGCGGGAATTGGCGGAGATATTTTTGCCATAGTGTGGGATGCAAAAACACAAAAACTCTATGGCTTAAACGGTAGCGGGCGCTCACCAAAATCGCTCACGTTGGAGTATTTAAAAAAGAACGGTATTACTCATATTCCTGCACTTGGACCACTTCCAGTTTCGGTTCCCGGATGCGTGGATGGATGGTTTGAGCTACATGCTAAGTTTGGTAAGCTACCAATGGATCAGATACTAGCACCAACCATAAGCTACGCGCGCGAAGGGTTTCCAGTAACCGAAGTAATTGCCTATTACATGCAGCGTTCAGGCAACTCCCTTGGAAAGTTTCCCGGTTTTAAGGAGACCTATATGCCCAACGGAAAGATGCCAGCAAAGGGTGAGGTTTTCAAAAACCCGTTTTTAGCAAATACGCTAGAGAAAATTGCAAAAGGTGGCCGCGATGCATTCTATAAAGGAGACATTGCCCGCGCCATTGAAAAGTATATGAAGGAGAATGGCGGATTTCTTTCATACAACGATTTAGCCACCCACCAATCGGAGTGGGTTGAACCGGTTTCTACCAACTACCGTGGTTACGATGTGTGGGAATTGCCACCCAACGGACAAGGTATTGCCGCGCTTCAAATCCTCAACATTCTTGAGGGATACGATATAAAAGGTATGGGATTTGGGTCGACACAATACCTGCACACGCTTATTGAAGCAAAGAAGATTGCATTTGAAGATCGTGCGAAATTCTATGCCGATCAGGCTTTTGCTGATGTTCCTGTAAAGCAGCTAATATCGAAAGAATATGCGGCAAAACGACGCGCACTACTAAACCCCGAGCGTGCAACCCGCCGCTTAGATGCAGGCGATCCGAGAACCGATAATACTATTTACCTAACGGTAGCCGATTCTGAAGGAAATATGGTTTCGCTTATCCAGAGCAACTACCGCGGTATGGGTTCGGGAATGACTCCAACCGGACTCGGCTTTGTGCTTCAAGATAGAGGCGAAATGTTTACCCTTGAGGAAGGTCATGCCAACTGCTACGCCCCAGGGAAACGTCCATTCCATACCATTATTCCATCGTTTATTACCAAGGATGGAAAGCCTTACGTAAGCTTTGGAGTGATGGGTGGTGCCATGCAGCCACAAGGACATGTGCAAATTGTCGTAAACCTAATCGATTTTGGCATGAACCTGCAAGAGGCGGGCGATGCCCCACGTATACACCACGATGGCTCATCCGAACCCACAGGCGAGAAAATGACCAACGGTGGAGAGGTAAACGTGGAGAGTGGATTTCCATACGAAACAATTCGCGGGCTGATGCAAATGGGACATAAAGTAACATTTGAAGTGGGACCATACGGTGGCTATCAAGCCATAATGTGGGATGCCACTAACAAGGTTTACTTTGGTGCTTCGGAATCGCGAAAAGATGGACAGGCAGCAGGATATTAG
- a CDS encoding FAD-binding oxidoreductase has product MELKIETQYFTVQSITSITDHTFIVRVPRKEMVFRAGQHISVGIKGESNYREYSIYSGESENYLEFLVKEIKSGYFTPRLRKVRVGQQLDINGPYGKFGIAKDKETTHKHIFIASGTGIAPFRSMVKSNPSLNYHLIHGVINASEAYARNDFDPERYTLCTSRDGSGSYAGRVTKYLEETVFEPETHFYLCGNSKMISDVVKIIKSKGFPRSSISAEIYF; this is encoded by the coding sequence ATGGAACTGAAGATAGAAACCCAATATTTCACCGTACAATCCATTACAAGCATTACCGATCACACCTTTATTGTTCGTGTTCCTCGAAAAGAGATGGTTTTTAGAGCAGGACAACACATATCGGTAGGTATTAAAGGAGAGAGCAACTATAGGGAGTATTCCATATATAGCGGAGAAAGCGAAAACTATTTGGAATTTCTTGTGAAAGAGATAAAGTCGGGATACTTTACACCTCGGCTCAGAAAAGTAAGGGTTGGCCAACAGCTCGACATAAATGGCCCCTACGGCAAGTTTGGCATTGCAAAAGACAAAGAGACAACACACAAGCACATATTCATAGCTAGCGGAACAGGCATTGCCCCTTTTCGTAGCATGGTAAAGAGCAATCCATCCCTAAACTACCACCTTATACATGGAGTTATTAACGCTTCGGAGGCTTATGCTCGTAACGATTTTGACCCAGAAAGATATACTCTATGCACCTCAAGAGATGGTTCGGGTAGCTATGCAGGTAGAGTAACAAAATATCTAGAAGAAACCGTATTTGAACCCGAAACGCATTTCTACCTTTGTGGGAATAGCAAGATGATTTCGGATGTAGTAAAAATTATAAAGAGCAAAGGATTTCCGCGGTCGAGCATTTCGGCGGAGATATATTTTTGA
- a CDS encoding B12-binding domain-containing radical SAM protein produces the protein MNTSCDILLITPPLLQLNTPYPATAYLKGFLVDKGYRVDHADLGIETFVELLASDSLEQLFSGIVFEKISEQHLRQIYIQREAYIKFAPIIVQFLQGKNPELAHRIASRQYLPEANRFKAITDLEWAFGAHGVQEKAQHIATLFLEDLCTFIQETTSPNFELIRYAEKLSLYSPTFDKLLEQLQAPADPVMAIMESLLQIKVEEANPTVVGFTVPFPGNLLAALRGCQLIKREFPHITTLIGGGYPTTELRNLSDTRIFNFTDYIILDDGLSAIHAIAQRHIDKSEIAKLQSTWYLEAGKLTFTPEIKEDNAHFSEMPCPDFNGLPHHLYLSLLDGPNPMQQLWSNGRWNKLVLAHGCYWAKCTFCDTSLPYIGRFEPKTAIQIADEMEQVAKQTGSQGFHFVDEAAPPKLLKELSLEILQRGLAVSWWTNIRFEASFSADLCRLMAAAGCIAVSGGLEVASERILKLIKKGVTLSQAAQVTGNFSRAGIMVHAYLMYGFPTETLQETIDSLEVVRQLVQNNNVQSGFWHRFAMTEHSPIGINPDNFGTKRTTTCNQNVFANNEVPFSAKLDYNLEMIGEGLRTANYNYMLGLGFDVPLSKWFSGKTPQPTHAKNLIKNYTDSGLELIPTDYMKVIWLGGDVIQVKDGEITFAGKSGTQTIRCTQVQSEWLKGITKRITTRELEPMTYKTFKEDYIQCTGEPLEVLIFGKQGSILRKCGLLIF, from the coding sequence ATGAACACATCCTGCGACATACTCCTAATTACGCCGCCACTCCTGCAGTTGAACACGCCTTATCCTGCCACGGCATACCTAAAGGGCTTCTTAGTTGACAAGGGTTATCGTGTTGATCATGCTGATCTTGGAATTGAAACATTTGTTGAACTCCTCGCTTCTGACTCTTTAGAGCAACTATTTAGTGGAATCGTATTTGAAAAGATAAGCGAGCAGCACCTACGTCAAATCTACATCCAGCGAGAAGCCTACATAAAGTTTGCGCCAATTATAGTTCAGTTTTTGCAGGGGAAAAATCCAGAGTTGGCCCATAGAATTGCCTCACGGCAATACCTCCCAGAAGCCAATCGGTTTAAAGCCATAACCGATCTCGAATGGGCCTTTGGTGCGCATGGTGTACAGGAAAAGGCGCAGCATATTGCTACCCTATTTCTAGAAGATCTCTGCACATTTATTCAGGAGACTACCAGCCCCAACTTTGAACTGATTCGCTACGCCGAAAAGCTATCGCTCTACTCACCCACCTTCGATAAGCTGCTTGAGCAGCTGCAAGCCCCCGCCGATCCGGTAATGGCAATAATGGAGAGCCTACTCCAAATTAAGGTGGAAGAAGCCAACCCAACCGTTGTTGGTTTTACGGTTCCTTTTCCAGGCAATTTATTGGCCGCCCTACGCGGATGCCAACTCATCAAGCGAGAGTTTCCGCACATTACAACGCTAATTGGAGGCGGTTACCCAACCACCGAGTTGCGCAACCTTTCAGATACAAGAATTTTCAACTTCACCGATTATATTATTCTTGATGATGGTCTATCCGCCATTCATGCAATTGCCCAGAGGCATATCGACAAATCGGAAATTGCAAAGTTACAATCTACTTGGTATTTGGAGGCAGGTAAGTTAACCTTCACACCCGAAATAAAGGAAGATAACGCACATTTTAGTGAGATGCCCTGCCCCGACTTTAACGGTTTGCCGCACCACCTCTACCTCTCGCTACTCGATGGGCCAAACCCTATGCAGCAACTCTGGAGCAATGGGCGCTGGAATAAACTTGTACTAGCACACGGCTGCTACTGGGCAAAATGCACATTCTGCGACACTTCTCTGCCATACATTGGTCGGTTCGAACCCAAAACAGCAATCCAAATTGCTGATGAGATGGAGCAGGTGGCCAAACAAACAGGTAGCCAAGGCTTTCATTTTGTAGATGAAGCAGCTCCGCCAAAGTTGCTGAAGGAACTTTCGCTAGAGATTCTACAACGCGGACTAGCAGTTAGCTGGTGGACAAATATCCGATTTGAGGCTTCCTTCAGTGCCGATCTGTGCAGACTAATGGCCGCAGCAGGCTGCATTGCCGTTTCAGGTGGACTTGAAGTTGCTTCAGAAAGAATCTTAAAACTGATTAAGAAAGGGGTTACCCTAAGCCAAGCAGCGCAGGTAACCGGAAACTTCAGCCGAGCTGGGATTATGGTGCACGCCTATCTTATGTATGGCTTCCCAACAGAAACCCTTCAGGAGACCATCGATTCACTGGAGGTGGTGCGCCAACTAGTTCAAAATAACAATGTGCAGTCGGGATTCTGGCATCGGTTCGCCATGACCGAGCACAGTCCTATTGGTATTAATCCAGATAATTTTGGCACCAAAAGAACCACAACTTGCAACCAAAATGTCTTTGCCAACAACGAGGTTCCATTCTCTGCCAAACTCGATTATAATCTCGAAATGATTGGTGAAGGATTACGAACCGCGAACTACAACTATATGCTCGGTCTTGGCTTTGATGTTCCTTTGTCCAAGTGGTTTTCGGGAAAGACACCGCAGCCAACACACGCCAAAAATTTAATTAAAAACTATACCGATAGCGGTCTTGAACTTATCCCAACCGACTATATGAAGGTGATTTGGCTTGGCGGAGATGTTATTCAGGTGAAAGATGGCGAGATTACCTTTGCCGGGAAGAGTGGCACTCAAACCATTCGGTGTACACAAGTCCAATCCGAATGGCTAAAGGGAATAACCAAACGAATTACTACTAGGGAGCTTGAACCCATGACTTACAAAACATTTAAAGAGGATTACATTCAGTGCACGGGCGAACCCCTCGAGGTTCTTATCTTTGGAAAGCAGGGCTCCATTCTTCGAAAATGTGGCTTGCTGATTTTCTAG